A stretch of Microbacterium sp. LWH3-1.2 DNA encodes these proteins:
- the alr gene encoding alanine racemase → MSRLPPGALREATIDVGAIEDNVRHLRRLTESEVIAVVKADGYGHGAVRSALAALAGGASRLGVSDVTEALALRRAGIDAPIVAWLHAPGADFAEAAALGIELGVSSLEQLQKAAAAASADRPVGVHLKLETGLSRNGIAPADYRVVFAEAARLERIGRVRVIALFSHLSNASTEDDRAALRAFEDGVAVAASLGLAPPLRHIAATHAAIDLPEARLGCVRIGIGIYGLSPFDDRTSADLGLRPAMTLRGAVAAVRRVPAGKGVSYGYDYRAERDTTLALVPLGYADGVPRQASGAGPVMIGGRRFTVAGRIAMDQFVVDVGDAPVAVGETAVLFGDPTLGVPSATDWADAAGTINYEIVTRVGPRVPRRQVSE, encoded by the coding sequence ATGAGCCGCCTTCCCCCCGGAGCCCTGCGCGAGGCAACGATCGACGTCGGAGCGATCGAGGACAACGTGCGGCACCTCCGCCGGCTCACCGAGTCGGAGGTCATCGCGGTCGTCAAGGCCGACGGGTACGGGCACGGCGCGGTGCGCTCGGCGCTCGCCGCCCTCGCGGGCGGGGCGTCGCGGCTCGGTGTGTCCGACGTCACCGAGGCGCTCGCGCTCCGCCGCGCGGGCATCGATGCCCCGATCGTGGCGTGGCTGCATGCACCCGGCGCGGACTTCGCCGAGGCGGCCGCGCTCGGCATCGAGCTCGGCGTCTCGAGCCTCGAGCAGCTGCAGAAGGCGGCGGCCGCAGCATCCGCCGATCGTCCCGTCGGTGTGCACCTGAAGCTGGAGACCGGGCTCTCACGTAACGGGATCGCGCCCGCGGACTACCGCGTGGTCTTCGCCGAGGCCGCGCGCCTCGAGCGGATCGGCCGGGTGCGCGTCATCGCGCTGTTCAGCCACCTCTCGAACGCCTCGACGGAGGACGACCGCGCCGCCCTGCGCGCGTTCGAAGACGGCGTGGCCGTCGCTGCCTCGCTCGGCCTCGCGCCGCCGCTGCGACACATCGCGGCGACCCACGCCGCGATCGACCTGCCGGAGGCGCGCCTGGGCTGCGTGCGCATCGGCATCGGCATCTACGGACTCTCGCCGTTCGACGACCGCACGTCGGCCGACCTCGGCCTGCGTCCCGCGATGACGCTGCGCGGCGCGGTCGCCGCGGTGCGCCGCGTGCCCGCGGGCAAGGGCGTGTCGTACGGCTACGACTACCGCGCCGAGCGCGACACCACGCTCGCGCTCGTGCCGCTCGGCTACGCCGACGGCGTGCCGCGCCAGGCATCGGGTGCCGGGCCCGTGATGATCGGCGGACGCCGCTTCACCGTCGCCGGCCGTATCGCGATGGACCAGTTCGTCGTCGACGTGGGCGACGCGCCCGTCGCCGTGGGCGAGACGGCGGTGCTGTTCGGCGACCCCACCCTGGGCGTGCCGTCGGCCACGGACTGGGCGGATGCCGCGGGCACCATCAACTACGAGATCGTCACGCGCGTCGGTCCCCGCGTGCCCCGCCGGCAGGTGTCGGAGTGA
- the tsaE gene encoding tRNA (adenosine(37)-N6)-threonylcarbamoyltransferase complex ATPase subunit type 1 TsaE: MEALGEEMGRMLRPGDMVVLTGPLGAGKTTLTRGIGRGLDVRGPIQSPTFVLARTHPSLSGGAPLVHVDAYRLGSAAELDDLDIDFDGSVVIVEWGRGLVDGLREQWWEVELEREWHGHGVDNACGTVAHEADLDADTPRLVKITRHP; this comes from the coding sequence ATGGAGGCACTCGGCGAAGAGATGGGACGGATGCTGCGCCCCGGCGACATGGTGGTGCTCACCGGTCCGCTCGGCGCGGGGAAGACCACCCTCACCCGCGGCATCGGCAGGGGGCTCGACGTGCGCGGACCCATCCAGAGCCCGACGTTCGTGCTCGCCCGCACGCACCCGTCGCTCTCCGGCGGGGCGCCGCTCGTGCACGTGGACGCATACCGCCTCGGCTCGGCCGCCGAGCTCGACGACCTCGACATCGACTTCGACGGCTCCGTCGTCATCGTGGAGTGGGGCCGCGGACTCGTCGACGGCCTCCGCGAGCAGTGGTGGGAGGTCGAGCTCGAGCGCGAGTGGCACGGCCACGGCGTCGACAACGCCTGCGGCACCGTCGCCCACGAGGCCGACCTCGACGCCGACACCCCCCGCCTGGTGAAGATCACTCGGCACCCCTGA
- the tsaB gene encoding tRNA (adenosine(37)-N6)-threonylcarbamoyltransferase complex dimerization subunit type 1 TsaB, with protein sequence MILGIDTSLGSAVAVVEPDGVIRSQVESTDPRGHAEVIGTLIERALGEASVSPSEITHVAAGMGPGPFTGLRVGIAAARAFALGRGVPVVPVPSHDAAALELLIHDALTGGYEDAGDETFAVVTDARRREFAYTLYRGLDDDGLPVRVTEPALAPRDDLDGVLASAVAARRDADRIPAAMLALAAARALAAGRTIGPSDALYLRSPDVTLPHAPKRVNL encoded by the coding sequence GTGATCCTCGGCATCGACACATCGCTCGGCTCCGCGGTGGCGGTGGTCGAGCCGGACGGCGTGATCCGCTCGCAGGTCGAGAGCACAGACCCTCGCGGCCACGCCGAGGTGATCGGCACGCTGATCGAGCGGGCGCTGGGCGAGGCATCCGTCTCTCCCTCCGAGATCACGCATGTCGCTGCGGGAATGGGGCCCGGTCCGTTCACCGGGCTGCGCGTCGGCATCGCCGCGGCGCGCGCCTTCGCCCTCGGGCGAGGCGTGCCGGTCGTGCCGGTCCCGAGCCACGACGCCGCCGCCCTCGAGCTGCTCATCCACGACGCCCTCACCGGCGGATACGAGGATGCCGGCGACGAGACGTTCGCCGTCGTGACCGACGCGCGCCGACGCGAGTTCGCGTACACGCTCTACCGCGGGCTCGACGATGACGGCCTCCCCGTGCGGGTCACGGAGCCCGCGCTCGCGCCCCGCGACGACCTCGACGGGGTGCTCGCGAGCGCCGTGGCCGCGCGCCGCGACGCCGACCGCATCCCCGCGGCCATGCTCGCGCTCGCCGCGGCCCGCGCACTCGCCGCCGGGCGCACGATCGGCCCCTCCGACGCGCTGTACCTCCGCTCGCCCGATGTGACGCTGCCGCACGCGCCGAAGCGGGTGAACCTGTGA
- the rimI gene encoding ribosomal protein S18-alanine N-acetyltransferase: MTLRGATADDLAAIMMLERTSFPTDAWSEAMMREELASPHGWYVVDDVAGRLVGYAGLRAVAGAKDADIQTIAIAEASRGRGRGRAMLRALLEEAERRGVTDVFLEVRADNPVAQTLYVSEGFAEIGRKPRYYQPDDVDAVVMKLDLRGWHGAQHPSSPSAESRIGQTAAWDGGVCT; this comes from the coding sequence GTGACGCTCCGCGGCGCGACCGCCGACGACCTCGCCGCGATCATGATGCTCGAGCGGACGTCGTTCCCGACCGATGCCTGGTCCGAGGCGATGATGCGCGAAGAGCTCGCGTCGCCGCACGGCTGGTACGTCGTCGACGACGTGGCCGGCCGCCTCGTCGGGTACGCGGGACTGCGGGCGGTCGCCGGGGCGAAGGATGCCGACATCCAGACGATCGCGATCGCCGAGGCGTCGCGCGGCCGCGGTCGTGGTCGTGCGATGCTGCGGGCGCTGCTCGAGGAGGCCGAGCGGCGCGGCGTCACGGACGTGTTCCTCGAGGTCCGCGCCGACAATCCGGTCGCCCAGACGCTGTACGTCTCGGAGGGCTTCGCCGAGATCGGTCGCAAGCCCCGGTACTACCAGCCCGACGACGTCGACGCCGTGGTGATGAAGCTCGACCTGCGTGGGTGGCACGGGGCGCAGCATCCGTCCTCGCCCTCCGCCGAGTCTCGGATCGGGCAGACGGCTGCCTGGGACGGAGGGGTGTGCACGTGA
- the tsaD gene encoding tRNA (adenosine(37)-N6)-threonylcarbamoyltransferase complex transferase subunit TsaD — translation MNGAEPLVLGIETSCDETGIGIVRGRTLLSNTIASSMDEHARYGGVVPEVAARAHLEALQPSIEAALAESGVALADLDAVAVTSGPGLAGALMVGVGAAKALSVSLEKPLYAVNHLVGHIAADILDADAPPLEYPTVALLVSGGHTSLLLVRDLTTDVELLGETMDDAAGEAFDKVARLLGLPYPGGPEIDRAAASGDPKAIPFPRGLSRASDMAKHRYDFSFSGLKTAVARWVEQREALGETVPVADVAASFREAVVDVLVTKALAACRDHGVPRLLLGGGVIANRRLREVALERAAEEGVTVRIPPLSLCTDNGAMIAALTSELIMSGRAPSSLEFGADSTLPVTEIQVAESA, via the coding sequence GTGAACGGCGCCGAACCGCTGGTGCTCGGCATCGAGACGAGCTGCGACGAGACCGGTATCGGGATCGTGCGCGGCCGCACGCTGCTGTCGAACACGATCGCGAGCTCGATGGACGAACACGCCCGCTACGGCGGCGTCGTGCCGGAGGTCGCCGCCCGCGCGCACCTCGAGGCGCTGCAGCCGTCGATCGAGGCGGCGCTCGCCGAGTCGGGGGTCGCTCTGGCAGACCTCGACGCCGTGGCCGTGACGTCCGGACCGGGACTGGCGGGCGCGCTCATGGTCGGCGTCGGTGCGGCGAAGGCGCTCTCGGTGTCGCTCGAGAAGCCCCTGTACGCCGTGAACCATCTCGTCGGCCACATCGCGGCCGACATCCTCGACGCCGACGCGCCGCCGCTCGAGTATCCGACGGTCGCTCTGCTCGTCTCGGGCGGGCACACGTCGCTGCTCCTCGTCCGGGACCTCACCACCGACGTCGAGCTGCTCGGCGAGACGATGGACGACGCCGCCGGCGAGGCCTTCGACAAGGTCGCGCGGCTGCTCGGGCTGCCGTACCCCGGGGGTCCGGAGATCGACCGGGCGGCAGCATCCGGTGATCCGAAGGCGATCCCGTTCCCGCGCGGGCTGTCGCGCGCGAGCGACATGGCGAAGCACCGCTACGACTTCTCGTTCTCGGGGCTGAAGACCGCGGTCGCCCGCTGGGTCGAGCAGCGCGAGGCTCTCGGGGAGACGGTGCCCGTCGCCGATGTCGCCGCGAGCTTCCGCGAGGCCGTCGTCGACGTGCTCGTCACCAAGGCCCTCGCCGCCTGCCGGGACCACGGCGTCCCCCGCCTGCTGCTCGGCGGCGGTGTCATCGCGAATCGCCGGCTGCGGGAGGTGGCCCTCGAGCGCGCCGCGGAGGAGGGCGTCACCGTGCGCATCCCGCCGTTGTCGCTCTGCACCGACAACGGCGCGATGATCGCGGCGCTGACGTCCGAGCTCATCATGTCGGGCCGCGCCCCGTCGAGCCTCGAGTTCGGCGCCGACTCGACGCTGCCCGTCACCGAGATCCAGGTCGCGGAGTCGGCATGA
- a CDS encoding class I SAM-dependent methyltransferase produces MELSELEALLTPEGLRLLDAMPPVDSSDDVARAVTRLRRDGHSPDLVSAVVGQARLRTRGRAKFGDLAQRMLFTRAGLEQATRLPIAARHAARFRDAGFTHVADLGCGIGGDALGLAGLGLRVTAVDADAVTAGIAAYNLAPFGTDAEVRLGAAEDADLDGIDAVWLDPARRTAGHSETARTRPEDWSPSLDWVFDLTRRLPVGVKLGPGLDRDLIPDDVEAQWVSADGSTVELALWSGALARTGVRRAALVIRGDQAHELTAETDARDQPARELGAFLHEPDGAVIRARLIGDVARTLEAGMLDEHIAYLTSDAALTSPFVSTFRVRDVLPADEKALARALRERDIGRLEIKKRGVDVDPAALRTRLKLRGSASATLLLTRIGSRRTAILADRL; encoded by the coding sequence GTGGAACTCTCCGAACTCGAAGCGCTCCTGACGCCCGAGGGCCTGCGTCTGCTCGACGCGATGCCGCCTGTGGACTCTTCCGACGACGTCGCGCGCGCCGTGACCCGACTGCGCCGCGACGGCCACTCCCCCGACCTCGTCTCCGCGGTCGTCGGCCAGGCGCGGCTGCGCACACGCGGGCGCGCGAAGTTCGGCGATCTGGCGCAACGGATGCTGTTCACCCGCGCCGGCCTCGAACAGGCCACACGTCTGCCGATCGCGGCCCGTCACGCGGCACGTTTCCGCGACGCCGGGTTCACGCACGTCGCCGACCTCGGCTGCGGCATCGGCGGTGACGCCCTCGGCCTCGCGGGGCTCGGCCTGCGCGTGACGGCCGTCGATGCCGACGCGGTGACCGCCGGCATCGCGGCCTACAACCTCGCGCCGTTCGGCACCGACGCCGAGGTGCGTCTAGGCGCCGCAGAAGACGCCGACCTCGACGGCATCGACGCCGTGTGGCTCGACCCGGCCCGCCGCACCGCCGGGCACTCCGAGACCGCCCGCACGCGCCCCGAGGACTGGTCGCCGTCGCTCGACTGGGTCTTCGACCTCACCCGGCGCCTGCCCGTCGGTGTGAAGCTCGGCCCCGGGCTCGACCGCGACCTCATCCCCGACGACGTCGAGGCGCAGTGGGTCAGCGCCGACGGGTCGACCGTCGAGCTCGCGCTGTGGTCAGGAGCCCTGGCGCGCACGGGTGTCCGCCGCGCCGCCCTCGTCATCCGCGGCGATCAGGCGCACGAACTGACGGCCGAGACGGATGCTCGGGACCAGCCCGCCCGCGAGCTCGGCGCCTTCCTGCACGAGCCCGACGGCGCCGTCATCCGCGCGCGCCTCATCGGTGACGTCGCCCGGACGCTCGAGGCGGGGATGCTCGACGAGCACATCGCCTACCTCACGTCGGACGCCGCCCTCACGTCGCCGTTCGTCTCGACCTTCCGCGTTCGCGACGTGCTGCCCGCCGACGAGAAGGCCCTCGCGAGGGCGTTGCGCGAGCGCGACATCGGCCGCCTCGAGATCAAGAAGCGGGGCGTGGACGTCGACCCCGCCGCCTTGCGCACGCGCCTGAAGCTGCGTGGCTCGGCCTCGGCGACGCTCCTCCTCACACGCATCGGCAGCCGCCGCACCGCGATCCTCGCCGACCGCCTCTAG
- a CDS encoding dynamin family protein codes for MVDNVGQLATTTGRGDLAKRLENTHARLQDPNVRVIVVGEFKQGKSKLINALVNAPVCPVDDDVATSVPTSVGYAAEPDAWVTIQGDDETPPVRQRIPLENLAQYVSESGNPANERKVITAEVVLPRELLKGGLRLVDSPGVGGLDSTNALATLAALSSAHAVLLVSDASQEYTEPEVQFLKHAMRVSPNVAAVLAKTDLYPQWRDIERIDRSHLGDIGDVPIFAVSSDLRLIAAEERDRGLNEESGFPALVSHLRQEVLGRAEVIQARSAVHDLISVVDQLKMSLTSELEAILHPEDTPKLIAQLEDAKARADEFRGRSSKWQVQLNDGVADLISDMEHDLRDRLRKVQREAENAIDEGDPGPIWDQLTEWLDQRVSAAVSETFVWTDERSRWLSEEVAELFIQGETDLPVIYVGDTEGILDDVENIATLDHRQMGAGEKIFIGVRGSYGGVLMVGLATGLIGLSLINPLSLLAGVLVGRRAYREDMNSRLSRRRFEAKTLVRRYLDEVQFQVGKQLKDRLRIVQRAARDQFGSIADELHRSLSDAVLAAKQAAGTYAGEQDQRVKELQLRVQQLEALKAKIPALPALRAVEAANR; via the coding sequence ATCGTCGACAACGTCGGTCAGCTCGCCACGACGACGGGCCGCGGCGACCTGGCCAAACGCCTCGAGAACACGCATGCCCGTCTGCAGGACCCGAATGTGCGGGTCATCGTGGTCGGTGAATTCAAGCAGGGCAAGAGCAAGCTCATCAACGCCCTCGTCAACGCGCCGGTCTGCCCGGTCGACGACGACGTGGCCACGAGTGTGCCGACGTCCGTCGGCTACGCCGCGGAACCCGACGCGTGGGTGACGATCCAGGGCGACGACGAGACGCCTCCGGTTCGCCAGCGCATCCCCCTCGAGAACCTGGCCCAGTACGTCTCGGAGAGCGGGAATCCCGCGAACGAGCGCAAGGTCATCACCGCCGAGGTGGTGCTTCCCCGCGAACTGCTCAAGGGCGGCCTGAGACTGGTGGACTCGCCCGGCGTCGGCGGCCTGGACTCGACGAACGCTCTTGCGACACTCGCCGCTCTGTCGTCGGCACACGCGGTCCTTCTCGTGTCGGACGCGTCGCAGGAGTACACCGAGCCCGAGGTGCAGTTCCTCAAGCATGCGATGCGCGTGTCCCCGAATGTGGCAGCCGTGCTCGCCAAGACCGACCTGTACCCGCAATGGCGCGACATCGAGCGGATCGACCGCTCGCACCTGGGCGACATCGGGGATGTGCCGATCTTCGCCGTTTCGAGCGACCTGCGCCTGATCGCGGCGGAAGAGCGCGACCGCGGGCTGAACGAGGAGTCGGGCTTCCCCGCGCTCGTGAGCCACCTGCGTCAGGAAGTCCTCGGACGCGCCGAGGTCATCCAAGCGCGCAGCGCGGTGCACGACCTCATCTCGGTCGTCGACCAGCTCAAGATGTCGCTGACTTCCGAACTCGAGGCGATCCTCCACCCCGAGGACACCCCCAAGCTCATCGCGCAGCTCGAGGACGCGAAGGCGCGCGCGGACGAGTTCCGCGGACGGTCGTCCAAATGGCAGGTGCAGTTGAACGACGGCGTCGCCGACCTCATCTCGGACATGGAGCACGACCTGCGCGACCGCCTTCGCAAGGTGCAGCGCGAGGCGGAGAACGCCATCGACGAGGGCGACCCCGGGCCGATCTGGGACCAGCTCACCGAGTGGCTCGATCAGCGCGTCTCGGCGGCCGTCTCGGAGACGTTCGTGTGGACCGACGAGCGGTCGCGATGGCTCTCTGAGGAGGTCGCCGAACTGTTCATCCAGGGTGAGACCGACCTTCCCGTGATCTATGTCGGCGACACCGAGGGCATCCTCGACGACGTGGAGAACATAGCCACGCTCGACCATCGTCAGATGGGTGCCGGCGAGAAGATCTTCATCGGCGTCCGCGGCTCATACGGCGGCGTGCTCATGGTCGGCCTCGCCACCGGCCTCATCGGCCTTTCGCTCATCAACCCGCTGTCGCTCCTCGCCGGCGTGCTGGTGGGGCGCAGGGCCTACCGGGAGGACATGAACTCGCGGCTTTCGCGCCGGCGCTTCGAGGCCAAGACCCTCGTGCGCCGCTATCTCGACGAGGTGCAGTTCCAGGTCGGCAAGCAGTTGAAGGACCGACTGCGCATCGTGCAGCGCGCCGCGCGCGACCAATTCGGCAGCATCGCCGACGAGCTCCACCGCTCGCTCTCGGACGCGGTGCTCGCCGCCAAGCAGGCGGCCGGCACGTACGCGGGGGAGCAGGACCAGCGAGTGAAGGAGCTTCAGCTGCGGGTGCAGCAGCTCGAGGCGCTGAAGGCCAAGATCCCTGCGCTGCCGGCGCTGCGGGCCGTGGAGGCAGCGAACCGGTGA
- a CDS encoding dynamin family protein, producing MRGSILEDASALVRAARELYADDPEAGDLLADLERRLSEPIRLAIAGMVKAGKSTLLNAMLGERLAPTDAGECTRVVTWYRYSATPTITMHPYDGESRPMPIRREAGRLVLDLDGVAPEDVAWIDVGWPSTGLRSLILIDTPGIASLSRDVSARSTDFLVPDTEPSSADAIVYLMRHLHASDLKFLESFRDTAAGASQTVNAVAVLSRADEIGSGRIDSLLSAGKVARRYEKDGDLASLSLGVVPVAGLLAESARTLREDEFAAFRDIAGMDRTSREALMVSADRFVRPTEASSLSEDVRRALLNRFGIFGVRLASALIRGGAADSSQLSEQLVQQSGLNELQQFIQLQFRTRAGALKVRGVLDALQTLLREKPRDGADAVLGGVERIYASAHTLRELSLLSRARSSGLPLSRLDAEEAERIIGGTGPSAGARLGLAETATTAETRERVDELLARWRTLSESPLAERATVEVARSVIRSLEEVASELAVVGTGATDVVLPGGPLEGAVEGAEEEREERESPLGEEHLPQHGGVLARGEDLR from the coding sequence GTGAGGGGGTCGATCCTCGAAGACGCGAGCGCGCTGGTCCGCGCCGCGCGCGAGCTGTACGCCGACGATCCAGAAGCCGGCGACCTGCTCGCCGACCTGGAACGGCGCCTCAGCGAGCCGATCCGTCTCGCCATCGCGGGCATGGTCAAGGCCGGCAAGTCCACGCTGCTGAACGCGATGCTCGGCGAACGCCTGGCGCCCACGGACGCGGGCGAATGCACGCGGGTGGTGACGTGGTACCGCTACTCGGCGACTCCGACGATCACCATGCACCCCTATGACGGAGAATCGCGCCCGATGCCCATCCGGCGCGAGGCGGGCCGACTCGTGCTCGATCTCGACGGCGTGGCGCCGGAAGACGTCGCCTGGATCGATGTCGGCTGGCCATCGACCGGTCTGCGCTCGCTCATCCTGATCGACACCCCGGGAATCGCTTCGCTCTCGCGGGATGTGTCCGCTCGCTCCACGGACTTCCTCGTGCCCGACACCGAGCCTTCGTCGGCCGACGCGATCGTCTACCTGATGCGTCACCTGCACGCATCGGACCTGAAGTTCCTGGAGTCGTTCCGCGACACGGCTGCCGGGGCGTCGCAGACGGTGAACGCCGTCGCCGTACTGTCGCGCGCCGACGAGATCGGATCCGGTCGCATCGATTCGCTCCTGTCGGCGGGGAAAGTGGCGCGTCGCTATGAGAAGGACGGCGACCTCGCATCGCTGTCACTCGGCGTGGTGCCCGTCGCAGGGCTCCTCGCGGAGAGCGCGCGGACGCTGCGCGAGGACGAGTTCGCCGCCTTCCGCGACATCGCAGGGATGGACCGCACCTCCCGCGAGGCTCTGATGGTGTCGGCTGACCGATTCGTGCGCCCGACGGAGGCGTCATCGTTGAGCGAGGACGTCCGCCGCGCGCTGCTCAACCGGTTCGGCATCTTCGGCGTGCGCCTCGCGAGCGCGCTGATCCGCGGCGGTGCCGCCGACTCCTCGCAGCTGTCGGAACAACTCGTTCAGCAGAGCGGGCTGAATGAACTGCAGCAGTTCATCCAGCTGCAATTCCGCACCCGCGCCGGGGCGCTGAAGGTGCGCGGCGTGCTCGATGCGCTGCAGACGCTCCTGCGCGAGAAGCCGCGCGACGGTGCGGATGCGGTCCTGGGTGGCGTCGAGCGCATCTACGCATCGGCGCACACGTTGCGCGAGCTCTCGCTCCTGTCGCGGGCGCGCTCCTCGGGACTGCCGCTGAGCCGACTGGATGCGGAGGAGGCGGAGCGCATCATCGGCGGAACCGGCCCCTCTGCCGGCGCCCGTCTGGGACTGGCGGAGACCGCAACCACCGCCGAGACCCGCGAGCGCGTCGACGAGCTGCTGGCGCGATGGCGCACGCTCAGCGAGTCGCCGCTGGCCGAACGGGCCACCGTGGAGGTGGCCCGCTCGGTGATCCGCAGTCTCGAGGAGGTCGCGTCAGAGCTCGCCGTCGTCGGAACCGGCGCGACGGACGTCGTACTTCCGGGCGGTCCACTGGAGGGCGCCGTGGAAGGTGCTGAAGAGGAGCGCGAGGAGCGCGAGAGCCCACTGGGCGAGGAGCACCTGCCGCAGCACGGGGGCGTGCTCGCCCGTGGTGAAGATCTCCGCTGA